The following proteins come from a genomic window of Fontisubflavum oceani:
- a CDS encoding IclR family transcriptional regulator domain-containing protein, producing MAKQTSRNAPSAVSENRLGTVDPEIGLEGEEKLSSRDFVSSLSRGLSILNSFSQTSRKMTLSQVAAETGMSRATARRFLLTLVKEGYVVTDGKMFDLTPKVLDLGFSVLSTIGVWDRARPFMERLSDQTGESVSAAILDGLDVVYVAGVQAHNIISVGITVGSRISAFYTANGRVLLAAQPEEHWDAIIKNAQLIPRTPRSVTKKAQFREILADVRQKGWSLVDQELELGLLSIAIPLHYRSGVLAGSINIAIPSVRATPEDMVEIYLPQLQDTADQIQKSLAR from the coding sequence ATGGCCAAACAGACCTCGCGCAACGCGCCTTCGGCGGTCAGTGAGAATCGCTTGGGCACTGTCGACCCCGAAATCGGATTGGAGGGGGAAGAGAAGCTCTCCAGCCGCGATTTTGTCAGCTCGCTGTCGCGCGGCTTGTCGATCTTGAATAGCTTTTCCCAGACCTCCCGAAAAATGACGCTCAGCCAGGTCGCCGCCGAGACGGGCATGAGCCGGGCCACCGCACGCCGTTTTCTCCTGACCCTCGTCAAGGAAGGCTATGTGGTCACCGATGGCAAGATGTTTGACCTGACGCCGAAAGTGCTCGACCTCGGGTTTTCGGTGCTGTCGACAATTGGCGTCTGGGATCGTGCGCGGCCGTTTATGGAGCGTCTTTCAGATCAGACAGGCGAATCCGTCTCCGCCGCCATTTTGGACGGATTGGACGTTGTCTATGTCGCCGGCGTGCAGGCCCACAATATCATCAGCGTCGGGATCACCGTGGGCAGCCGTATCTCGGCCTTCTACACGGCGAACGGACGGGTGCTTTTGGCTGCGCAACCCGAGGAGCATTGGGATGCGATCATTAAAAACGCGCAGCTGATCCCGCGCACGCCCCGTAGCGTCACGAAGAAGGCGCAGTTCCGGGAAATCCTGGCCGATGTTCGGCAGAAGGGCTGGTCCCTGGTTGATCAGGAGTTGGAACTGGGCCTGCTCTCGATTGCGATCCCGCTTCATTATCGCTCCGGCGTGTTGGCCGGCTCGATCAACATCGCCATTCCTTCGGTGCGCGCGACTCCGGAAGACATGGTGGAGATTTACCTGCCGCAATTGCAGGACACCGCGGATCAAATTCAGAAATCACTAGCCCGCTAG
- a CDS encoding sugar phosphate isomerase/epimerase family protein — MSQLQVAASTFPFLYAMDGLEALQHLHGLGYRKFEMMIFPPHCWPSELSVEQRNAYKSWLDGEGGEITSFCYPLLDNNPNSTCPIMRRYTLDRYREAIDLSAEWNCPYVVAIPGPVGSLINPPTKWMLDWFVEGMKELVEHAKGTGVKLLLENVPFTFLPTAQDMKDTAALIGPEVGVNFDICNSAYIKEDVGAAIRLLGDLVENVHISDSGYEEFKHDRLGTGIVDPAPAYEALTEIGYDKMTVLEIITDANMPGVDPDADIKASHKILADHGWSSL, encoded by the coding sequence ATGTCTCAGCTCCAAGTGGCGGCGAGCACCTTTCCATTCTTATATGCGATGGATGGCCTGGAGGCCCTGCAACATCTGCATGGGCTCGGCTATCGCAAATTCGAGATGATGATCTTCCCACCGCATTGCTGGCCCTCTGAATTGAGCGTGGAGCAGCGCAACGCCTATAAGAGTTGGCTCGACGGCGAAGGTGGCGAGATCACCTCGTTCTGCTACCCGCTTTTGGACAACAACCCAAACTCCACCTGCCCGATCATGCGCCGCTACACGCTTGACCGCTATCGCGAGGCGATCGACCTATCGGCGGAATGGAACTGCCCCTATGTCGTGGCGATTCCGGGGCCGGTCGGCAGCCTGATCAACCCGCCGACCAAATGGATGCTGGATTGGTTTGTTGAAGGCATGAAAGAGCTGGTCGAGCATGCCAAAGGCACCGGTGTGAAACTGCTGCTGGAAAACGTGCCCTTTACCTTCTTGCCCACCGCGCAGGATATGAAAGACACCGCCGCCCTGATCGGCCCGGAGGTCGGCGTGAATTTCGACATCTGCAACAGCGCCTATATCAAAGAAGACGTCGGTGCCGCGATCCGTCTGTTGGGCGATCTGGTCGAGAATGTGCATATCTCCGACAGTGGCTATGAGGAATTCAAACATGACCGGCTTGGCACCGGCATCGTCGACCCCGCGCCAGCCTATGAGGCCCTGACCGAGATCGGCTATGACAAGATGACGGTCCTGGAAATCATCACCGATGCGAATATGCCGGGCGTCGACCCGGATGCCGATATCAAAGCCAGCCACAAGATCCTCGCCGATCACGGCTGGTCCTCCCTCTAA
- a CDS encoding FAD-dependent oxidoreductase yields the protein MTGPLSFEFNGTPLDARPGQSLAAALTEAGERHFRDTDAGGARGIFCGMGVCQDCLVTIDGTPNQRACMTPVTPGMVVMRQAARPPLTAPPASPKQARKLTPEVLIIGGGAAGLEAGIAARAAGAEVLLLDERKVSGGQYFKQSALPDATPLDPQQADGAALVAKARQAGVEMKSGVEVWGAFDGPVIMASSATDVFAITPGKLIVATGAYERPAMIPGWTLPGVMTAGAAQTLWRSYRVPPGKRVAVFGNGPLNAQVALELCQGGAEIALLAEAAPAGWHRPGSAAQMALRDPALAWKGAKMLSALSRQGVPVRWNTLPLEIAETSEGLRVRYAQRGKVSDVTVDAVCLNFGFQPQNEILRLLGAEMSYDARFDQLRPTRSPEMATSVADVYAIGDCCGLGGAPAAAVEGRIAGRAAAGGGPATAADEAELTRHRRFQDALWQVYAAEVPRVENAPPETLICRCEEVSYGTLSAALATGTEDIGAVKRATRIGMGRCQGRYCAPALAGILAHRHGRALEDLSYFAPRVPIKPVDIGTLVATEPLLDDSSGDG from the coding sequence ATGACCGGACCCCTCTCTTTCGAGTTTAACGGCACGCCACTGGATGCCCGCCCGGGCCAATCGCTTGCCGCCGCCTTGACCGAGGCCGGGGAGCGCCATTTTCGCGATACGGATGCGGGCGGGGCGCGGGGGATTTTTTGCGGCATGGGCGTGTGTCAAGATTGCCTGGTGACCATTGACGGAACGCCAAATCAACGGGCCTGCATGACGCCTGTGACTCCTGGCATGGTGGTGATGCGGCAGGCGGCGCGGCCACCGCTGACCGCGCCACCGGCTTCGCCGAAACAAGCCAGGAAATTGACGCCCGAAGTGTTGATCATCGGCGGCGGTGCCGCCGGATTAGAGGCCGGGATCGCTGCGCGGGCCGCGGGGGCCGAGGTTTTGTTGCTCGACGAACGCAAGGTCTCGGGCGGGCAGTATTTCAAACAATCCGCCCTGCCCGACGCGACTCCTTTGGACCCGCAGCAAGCCGATGGCGCGGCTCTTGTCGCCAAGGCCCGGCAGGCAGGCGTCGAGATGAAAAGCGGCGTTGAAGTTTGGGGCGCGTTCGACGGCCCGGTGATCATGGCCAGCAGCGCAACCGATGTCTTCGCGATCACGCCCGGCAAATTGATCGTGGCGACCGGCGCCTATGAGCGCCCGGCGATGATCCCGGGATGGACGTTGCCCGGCGTGATGACAGCGGGCGCGGCGCAAACCCTCTGGCGGAGCTACCGCGTGCCGCCTGGCAAACGGGTGGCGGTTTTCGGCAATGGGCCATTGAACGCGCAGGTTGCATTGGAACTTTGCCAAGGCGGCGCGGAGATCGCCCTTCTGGCTGAGGCCGCCCCGGCGGGGTGGCACCGCCCGGGCAGCGCGGCTCAGATGGCGTTACGTGACCCGGCGCTGGCGTGGAAAGGTGCCAAGATGCTCTCGGCCCTCAGCCGTCAGGGCGTGCCGGTCCGCTGGAACACCCTCCCCCTTGAAATTGCTGAGACATCTGAGGGGTTGCGCGTGCGATACGCGCAAAGGGGCAAAGTATCGGATGTTACAGTCGATGCGGTCTGCTTGAATTTCGGCTTTCAACCGCAAAACGAAATCCTCCGATTGCTGGGTGCTGAGATGAGTTACGACGCCCGCTTCGACCAGCTTCGCCCGACGCGCAGCCCCGAGATGGCGACCAGCGTTGCCGATGTCTATGCGATTGGCGATTGCTGCGGTCTGGGTGGAGCGCCCGCTGCCGCCGTTGAAGGCCGGATTGCGGGCCGCGCCGCAGCCGGCGGCGGCCCCGCCACCGCGGCAGACGAGGCCGAGTTGACGCGCCACCGGCGGTTTCAAGATGCCCTTTGGCAGGTCTACGCGGCCGAGGTTCCGAGGGTGGAGAATGCGCCACCCGAGACGCTGATCTGCCGCTGCGAAGAGGTCAGCTATGGCACGCTCTCGGCGGCACTTGCGACTGGCACCGAAGATATTGGCGCGGTGAAACGGGCGACCAGGATCGGCATGGGCCGATGCCAGGGCCGCTATTGCGCCCCGGCGCTGGCCGGGATTCTGGCGCATCGGCATGGGCGTGCCTTGGAGGATTTGTCGTATTTCGCGCCGCGTGTCCCGATCAAACCGGTCGATATCGGAACGCTTGTCGCCACCGAACCGCTTTTGGACGATAGCTCCGGAGATGGCTGA
- a CDS encoding NAD-dependent succinate-semialdehyde dehydrogenase, producing the protein MSAYASMQKDANYIDGTWCAADGGDVISVTNPATGAEIGTVPNAGAAEARRAIAAAEAAFPAYAALTVTERGALLRRLHAEIVDHADALAALLTAEQGKPLAEAKAEVLSSAAYVQWFAEEARRADGAVIPSPWPGRKLMTTRHPVGVVAAITPWNFPSSMLARKLGAALAAGCTAVVKPASATPYSGLVWALLAERAGFPPGVVNVITGSARAIGGELTSNPAVRKLTFTGSTEIGKELIRASAGTVKKVSMELGGNAPFIVFDDADLDAAVEGAMIAKFRNAGQTCICSNRVYAQAGIYDAFVAKLAEKAAALRVAPGDEPGSEQGPLVDMAALAKTEELIADAVERGATVAAGGGRHDRGGLFFQPTVLTEATADMRLAQEEIFGPVAPVFRFETEAEAIAAANDTEYGLAAYAYTRDLGRTFRLQDGLEYGLIGINEVLIVTPEVPFGGLKESGLGKEGSWQGLDDYLETKYTCVGGLTG; encoded by the coding sequence ATGTCTGCTTATGCATCGATGCAAAAGGATGCCAATTACATTGATGGAACCTGGTGCGCGGCCGATGGGGGCGACGTCATATCCGTCACGAATCCTGCGACAGGTGCCGAGATTGGAACCGTGCCAAATGCGGGCGCCGCCGAAGCCCGGCGAGCCATCGCAGCGGCGGAAGCGGCGTTTCCGGCATACGCGGCCCTGACCGTAACCGAGCGCGGGGCGCTGCTGCGGCGCCTCCACGCGGAGATTGTAGACCATGCCGATGCCTTGGCCGCGCTTCTGACGGCGGAGCAGGGCAAGCCGCTCGCCGAAGCCAAGGCGGAGGTCCTCTCCTCGGCGGCCTATGTGCAGTGGTTTGCGGAAGAGGCGCGGCGCGCCGATGGCGCGGTGATCCCCTCGCCCTGGCCGGGGCGCAAATTGATGACCACCCGGCATCCCGTGGGCGTCGTGGCTGCGATCACGCCATGGAATTTCCCATCCTCGATGCTGGCGCGGAAACTTGGCGCGGCGCTGGCGGCGGGGTGCACGGCGGTGGTGAAACCGGCCTCGGCCACGCCCTATTCCGGATTGGTCTGGGCGCTCTTGGCAGAACGCGCCGGGTTTCCGCCGGGCGTCGTGAATGTGATCACCGGCTCGGCCCGCGCGATTGGTGGGGAGTTAACGTCAAATCCGGCGGTTCGGAAGCTGACCTTCACCGGATCGACCGAGATCGGCAAAGAGCTGATCCGAGCATCTGCCGGAACGGTTAAGAAAGTATCGATGGAACTGGGCGGCAACGCGCCGTTCATTGTGTTCGACGATGCCGATCTTGATGCGGCGGTCGAAGGGGCGATGATCGCGAAATTCCGCAATGCCGGGCAAACCTGCATCTGCTCCAACCGCGTTTACGCCCAGGCGGGCATCTATGACGCGTTTGTTGCCAAACTGGCCGAGAAGGCGGCGGCGCTTCGCGTTGCGCCGGGCGATGAGCCCGGATCGGAGCAGGGACCGCTGGTCGATATGGCGGCCTTGGCGAAGACCGAAGAGCTGATTGCCGACGCTGTAGAGCGCGGGGCAACCGTCGCGGCCGGGGGCGGGCGGCATGATCGCGGCGGGTTGTTCTTTCAACCCACTGTTTTGACGGAGGCCACCGCGGATATGCGCTTGGCGCAGGAAGAGATTTTCGGCCCCGTCGCGCCGGTCTTCCGTTTTGAGACCGAGGCGGAGGCGATCGCGGCGGCAAATGATACCGAATATGGTCTGGCGGCCTATGCCTACACCCGTGATCTTGGTCGGACATTCCGATTGCAAGACGGGTTGGAATACGGGCTGATCGGGATCAACGAAGTACTGATTGTGACCCCCGAAGTGCCCTTTGGCGGGCTGAAAGAGTCAGGCCTGGGCAAAGAGGGTAGTTGGCAAGGCCTCGATGACTATCTTGAGACGAAATACACCTGTGTCGGCGGTTTGACCGGATAG
- a CDS encoding NADH:flavin oxidoreductase/NADH oxidase produces the protein MSDLPPLFTPFSLRGVTFRNRIVLSPMCQYQAIDGLPNDWHLAHHGRYATAGLGGAIAEATGISPGGRISPGCTGIYSDAHVAAWKPITALYRRESIPTFLQIGHAGPKSSTMRPWDGAGPLDETGPEPAWQTYGPSTVPAREGWHVPKALTEPEIAQIVEDWALAAKRSLAAGFDGVEIHGAHGYLLHSFMSPVMNKRSDGYGGDLAGRMRLPIEVAKAVRAAVPDNTPVLYRASCVDGEGGELTLDDTIALTHALKEVGIDMVDASGGGIPSGVRLAQMKPEPGFQVPYAERIRNEVGLPSMAVGMITEATHANQIIAEGRADLVAMAREMLRDANWPYHAAIALGHPEPASILPKLYAFYLKIAA, from the coding sequence ATGAGTGACCTGCCCCCTCTCTTCACCCCCTTCTCGCTCAGGGGGGTGACCTTCCGAAACCGGATCGTCCTCTCGCCGATGTGCCAGTATCAGGCAATCGACGGGCTGCCGAATGACTGGCATCTGGCGCATCACGGGCGCTATGCCACGGCGGGCCTTGGCGGCGCGATTGCGGAGGCCACGGGCATCTCGCCCGGGGGTCGGATCAGCCCCGGCTGCACCGGGATTTACAGCGACGCCCATGTGGCCGCTTGGAAACCGATCACGGCGCTTTATCGGCGCGAGAGCATTCCGACCTTCCTGCAAATCGGCCATGCCGGGCCGAAATCCTCCACGATGCGCCCCTGGGATGGTGCAGGGCCGCTAGACGAAACCGGACCGGAACCGGCGTGGCAGACCTATGGGCCTTCTACCGTGCCCGCGCGCGAGGGATGGCATGTGCCCAAAGCGCTGACCGAGCCAGAGATTGCGCAGATCGTCGAAGACTGGGCGCTGGCCGCAAAACGGTCGCTGGCGGCCGGGTTTGATGGGGTCGAGATCCACGGTGCCCATGGCTATCTGCTGCACAGCTTCATGTCGCCCGTCATGAACAAACGCAGCGATGGCTATGGCGGCGACCTGGCTGGCCGCATGCGCCTGCCGATTGAGGTGGCCAAGGCCGTGCGCGCTGCGGTGCCGGACAACACGCCGGTGCTCTATCGCGCCTCCTGCGTCGATGGCGAGGGCGGTGAGCTGACCTTGGATGACACCATCGCTCTGACGCATGCACTGAAAGAAGTTGGTATCGATATGGTCGATGCCTCCGGCGGCGGTATTCCTTCGGGCGTGCGTCTGGCGCAGATGAAGCCCGAACCAGGGTTCCAGGTGCCTTATGCGGAGCGCATTCGGAATGAGGTCGGTCTGCCAAGCATGGCGGTCGGCATGATCACCGAAGCCACCCATGCCAATCAAATCATCGCAGAGGGTCGGGCCGATCTGGTGGCGATGGCGCGCGAGATGCTGCGCGATGCCAATTGGCCCTATCACGCGGCGATCGCGCTTGGGCATCCTGAGCCCGCGTCTATCCTCCCGAAGCTCTACGCCTTCTATCTCAAGATCGCCGCCTAA
- a CDS encoding NAD(P)/FAD-dependent oxidoreductase, translating to MADHFDLLIIGGGITGQSAARIAAEAGARVAIVDFGRNAGSHANAGSLHVQMQSRFLRLNPHLAENLESSLPLYLAAVAEWERLDQVLGGVELGRDGGLMLAETAAQLDFLHKKAARETAKGLSVAILDQTELHRIAPYLGPGIIGAELCHDEGKVNPLVVNRKLDAALEKAGVIRITDRIQALEMEPRPVAIGETRYRAAHILIASAWGAAALTAPFGLRLTTPPEPLHMNITEAGEYAIRHLVQHAERSITLKQFRSGQVVIGGGWPAQDHGPDRQPGVMRNSLLPNVALAARIAPGITGLRVLRSWAGINTPVDGKATIGPIRQGARISVALPGDAGYTLGPIVGRCAAEQILGQPPIIDPAPYTPSRWLD from the coding sequence ATGGCTGACCATTTCGACCTTCTGATCATTGGTGGGGGCATCACCGGCCAATCGGCAGCACGCATCGCGGCGGAGGCCGGGGCGCGGGTCGCAATTGTCGACTTTGGGCGCAATGCCGGATCTCATGCCAATGCGGGGAGCCTGCATGTTCAGATGCAAAGCCGGTTCCTGCGCCTGAACCCGCATCTGGCGGAGAATCTCGAAAGCTCGCTGCCGCTCTATCTGGCCGCCGTCGCGGAATGGGAACGACTGGACCAGGTACTTGGCGGGGTGGAGCTGGGCCGAGATGGCGGGCTGATGCTGGCCGAGACCGCGGCGCAACTCGACTTCTTACATAAGAAAGCCGCGCGAGAGACCGCCAAGGGCCTGTCTGTGGCGATTTTGGATCAGACCGAACTCCATCGCATTGCTCCCTATCTTGGGCCTGGGATTATCGGCGCGGAACTCTGCCACGACGAGGGCAAGGTGAATCCGCTTGTCGTGAACCGCAAACTAGACGCCGCGCTGGAGAAAGCCGGGGTCATCCGGATCACCGACCGCATTCAGGCGCTTGAGATGGAGCCCAGGCCCGTCGCGATTGGCGAGACACGCTATCGCGCCGCGCATATCTTGATCGCCTCCGCTTGGGGCGCCGCGGCGCTCACCGCGCCGTTTGGTCTGCGGCTGACGACCCCGCCCGAACCGCTGCACATGAACATCACCGAGGCCGGCGAGTATGCGATCCGCCATCTGGTCCAACATGCGGAACGGTCGATCACCCTAAAGCAGTTCCGCTCTGGCCAGGTTGTGATCGGCGGGGGTTGGCCCGCGCAAGATCATGGGCCTGACCGGCAACCCGGCGTAATGCGGAACAGCCTGCTGCCCAATGTGGCGCTGGCGGCTCGCATTGCGCCCGGCATCACGGGCTTGCGTGTTTTGCGAAGCTGGGCGGGCATCAACACACCTGTGGATGGCAAAGCGACAATCGGGCCGATCCGGCAAGGTGCGCGCATCTCTGTCGCGCTGCCGGGCGACGCGGGCTATACACTTGGGCCGATTGTCGGGCGCTGCGCGGCCGAGCAGATCCTTGGGCAACCGCCGATTATCGACCCTGCCCCCTATACGCCAAGCCGTTGGCTCGACTAG
- a CDS encoding SDR family NAD(P)-dependent oxidoreductase, which yields MLEGKTILVTGASKGIGHAVAREIGAQGARVVAHYGRDQAGAEAALADIPAERRVLIGADLADPDGAAALFEEAVAKTGGIDGLVNNAAVMTFDGGVDDPPEVWDRVWRDTFQINVYSAAMLLRAAITHFRPRGGGAIVGISSWAAQKGVTNPRTMAYSASKAAFKAALQTTATGYAKDNIQTYIIAPGVVDTQMSRDFAETQPGGRAAIEERLVMGEFVPPSDLATLTAFCLSGRCRQLSGATLDVNGASYIR from the coding sequence ATGCTCGAAGGCAAGACAATCCTGGTAACCGGCGCGTCGAAAGGGATCGGCCACGCCGTTGCCCGCGAGATTGGGGCGCAGGGCGCGCGCGTCGTGGCGCATTACGGGCGGGACCAGGCCGGGGCCGAGGCGGCATTGGCAGATATCCCTGCGGAACGGCGGGTGTTGATCGGGGCCGATCTGGCGGATCCAGACGGCGCAGCGGCTTTGTTTGAAGAGGCAGTGGCGAAAACTGGTGGCATCGACGGTTTGGTCAACAATGCGGCGGTCATGACCTTTGACGGCGGCGTTGACGATCCGCCCGAAGTCTGGGATCGCGTGTGGCGAGACACATTTCAGATCAATGTGTATTCCGCAGCGATGCTGCTCCGCGCGGCGATCACGCATTTCCGCCCGCGCGGCGGCGGCGCGATTGTTGGTATTTCAAGTTGGGCGGCGCAAAAAGGCGTGACCAACCCCCGGACCATGGCCTATTCGGCCTCGAAAGCTGCGTTCAAGGCCGCTCTACAAACGACCGCAACCGGTTATGCCAAGGACAATATACAGACCTATATCATCGCCCCCGGTGTCGTGGATACGCAGATGTCGCGCGACTTTGCCGAAACGCAACCGGGCGGACGCGCGGCGATTGAGGAGCGTCTGGTGATGGGGGAGTTCGTGCCGCCGTCCGATCTCGCAACGCTCACGGCATTTTGCCTTTCGGGCCGCTGTCGGCAATTGTCGGGTGCGACGCTGGATGTGAATGGCGCGAGTTACATTCGTTAG
- a CDS encoding dihydrodipicolinate synthase family protein: MTPFRGSYSVNVTPFTADGSAIDLEANRRLIDWQIDQGVPGIIILGTTGEFLTLTDAERASFVEDTVAHVNGRIDVLVGASNAYTPNAARYAREAQAAGAQGLMIIPPYYYTPTEDEILHYYAGITATCDLPIMLYNNPFTSNVDMSAKLVGKLTREFDTIRYIKEASMDVARVYDIVEETEGVMNVFAGERIVESFLLGAVGYVNPFGNYIPRASTQIWDLLVAGRIDDAKAIQRHISVIEHTIAEGHPTYGHQCYSKALAAEAGCPVGDVRAPLTPFASLGEEGRSRAAKLKGIMSDLDRLMDQLESKAA; this comes from the coding sequence ATGACTCCGTTTCGCGGCAGTTACTCTGTCAATGTCACCCCTTTTACCGCAGATGGCAGCGCCATCGATCTGGAGGCGAACCGCCGTCTGATCGACTGGCAAATCGACCAGGGCGTGCCCGGCATCATCATCCTGGGCACCACCGGCGAGTTTCTCACGCTGACGGATGCCGAACGCGCCAGCTTCGTCGAAGATACGGTGGCCCATGTGAATGGCCGGATCGACGTCTTGGTCGGGGCCTCCAACGCCTACACGCCGAACGCGGCCCGCTATGCCCGCGAGGCGCAAGCGGCCGGGGCGCAGGGGTTGATGATCATCCCGCCCTATTACTACACGCCGACAGAAGATGAGATTCTGCACTATTATGCGGGCATCACCGCGACTTGCGATCTGCCGATCATGCTCTACAACAACCCGTTCACCTCGAATGTGGACATGTCGGCCAAGCTGGTGGGCAAGCTGACCCGCGAATTTGACACGATCCGTTATATCAAAGAGGCCAGCATGGATGTGGCCCGCGTCTATGACATCGTGGAAGAGACCGAAGGTGTCATGAATGTCTTTGCCGGGGAACGGATTGTCGAAAGCTTCCTTCTGGGTGCGGTTGGCTATGTGAACCCGTTTGGCAACTACATCCCGCGTGCCTCGACGCAGATCTGGGATCTGCTGGTCGCCGGACGGATCGACGACGCCAAGGCGATTCAGCGCCATATCAGCGTGATCGAACATACAATTGCCGAAGGTCATCCAACCTATGGGCATCAGTGCTATTCCAAAGCGCTCGCCGCCGAAGCCGGATGCCCGGTGGGCGATGTCCGCGCGCCGCTGACCCCTTTCGCCTCGCTTGGTGAGGAAGGTCGGAGCCGTGCGGCGAAACTGAAAGGGATCATGTCCGATCTCGACCGCCTGATGGATCAACTGGAAAGCAAAGCCGCATGA
- a CDS encoding NAD(P)/FAD-dependent oxidoreductase, whose amino-acid sequence MTLKQAAEGGFLIGGGWPARMRGGPVVNEVSMLRNLAVAKRVLPGLADASVVRSWAAIVNGTADWHPILGEAPGVPGFFLNLFPWMGFTAAPAVSEALADLALGYQPALDLSLFSLRSDI is encoded by the coding sequence TTGACCCTGAAACAGGCGGCAGAAGGTGGATTTTTGATCGGCGGTGGCTGGCCCGCGCGGATGCGGGGCGGGCCGGTGGTCAATGAGGTGTCGATGCTGCGCAATCTGGCCGTGGCCAAGCGGGTCTTGCCCGGCCTGGCGGACGCCTCGGTGGTGCGATCTTGGGCGGCCATCGTCAATGGCACCGCCGATTGGCATCCGATTCTTGGGGAGGCACCCGGTGTGCCCGGCTTCTTCTTGAATCTGTTCCCCTGGATGGGGTTCACGGCAGCCCCGGCCGTCTCGGAAGCGCTGGCGGATTTGGCGCTTGGATATCAGCCAGCCCTAGATCTTTCCCTGTTCAGTTTGCGGTCAGACATCTGA
- a CDS encoding 3-hydroxyacyl-CoA dehydrogenase NAD-binding domain-containing protein translates to MQNRVLILGAGAIGTAMAAVFRSAGRSVEIADPAEAARKAAPEAVMRHLGAMARAGFRQTGAMGPLQLTSDLAGACPAGLVIEAGPENREIKAALFQQLLSQMPDETVLTTTSSAIPISEILPTPVDQARCLVAHPGNPPSLIRVLELVPGPGTTQAATDAAVALFSGAGFDPVVLGQEIPGFVFNRLQSALLREAYRLVDEGVIDVDGVDRLVRDGLGPRWALSGPFETADLNTAGGISGHAKRMGPAYAAIGAARGETHPDWSPALVEKVTAERRALLSEDGLPDRRAWRETALADLLAARRPLIEAGET, encoded by the coding sequence GTGCAAAACAGAGTATTGATCCTTGGGGCGGGCGCGATTGGCACCGCCATGGCCGCCGTCTTTCGGTCGGCTGGCCGCTCTGTCGAGATCGCCGACCCGGCTGAGGCGGCCCGCAAAGCCGCGCCAGAAGCGGTCATGCGCCATCTGGGCGCAATGGCACGCGCCGGATTTCGTCAGACCGGGGCTATGGGTCCGTTGCAACTGACCTCCGATCTCGCGGGCGCCTGCCCGGCGGGCCTGGTGATCGAAGCGGGGCCTGAGAATCGCGAAATCAAGGCAGCGCTCTTTCAACAACTGCTGTCCCAAATGCCGGATGAAACCGTGCTGACCACAACCTCCTCCGCCATCCCAATCTCCGAAATCCTACCAACCCCGGTCGACCAGGCGCGCTGCCTCGTCGCTCATCCCGGCAACCCGCCAAGCCTGATCCGAGTGCTGGAGCTTGTGCCCGGCCCTGGCACCACACAAGCGGCGACCGATGCAGCGGTGGCGCTGTTCTCTGGCGCCGGGTTCGACCCCGTTGTTCTCGGCCAAGAAATCCCTGGCTTCGTCTTCAACCGGCTGCAATCGGCGCTCCTGCGCGAAGCGTATCGGCTGGTGGATGAAGGTGTGATCGATGTCGATGGCGTCGACCGGTTGGTGCGGGACGGGTTGGGGCCGCGTTGGGCACTGTCGGGGCCGTTCGAGACCGCCGATCTGAACACGGCGGGCGGGATCAGCGGGCATGCCAAGCGGATGGGTCCGGCCTATGCCGCGATTGGGGCGGCCCGCGGCGAGACGCATCCTGATTGGTCCCCTGCCCTGGTGGAGAAAGTCACCGCCGAACGGCGCGCCCTGCTCTCCGAAGACGGGCTGCCCGACCGCCGCGCCTGGCGCGAAACCGCGCTGGCCGATCTCTTGGCGGCGCGCCGCCCCCTGATTGAGGCGGGCGAGACATGA